A single Plasmodium malariae genome assembly, chromosome: 6 DNA region contains:
- the PmUG01_06015000 gene encoding conserved Plasmodium protein, unknown function produces the protein MSESEGTKEKRGSNSRKIDELYIQNEIDKLNVDELIQPEQNNALKKVIKTDRKIVMNLDNKISKLQKSCQYGKQVSKIINFKAEGLSTISLKEKLKLILDTFNENFNEHFPSYDEMYNYSNDKEGGKQYDNNDKDKKKILSFAKISHYFSVKTFSFCTINYDTIPLNLFFTNSNTFNIEIKEKKVYSRTKQLHSGYKKLKEYTCDNNEPEIKLETYEQSMKLKHKLSELEKINKHINFLHFIIDCDPMNGFNETTFRLFLITLLVSKGHVEFYKDDNNILCIKSLQQHVEQEDSDDSFIIHGPNKQIIKKKKKKKNQTLLTSWSYHKWEKLAKRVKGELGT, from the coding sequence ATGTCGGAAAGCGAAGGAacgaaagaaaaaagaggaaGCAACAGTAGAAAAATTGATGAGCTGTACATTCAAAATGAAATAGACAAATTGAATGTTGACGAGTTGATACAACCTGAACAAAATAATGCATTAAAGAAAGTAATAAAAACTGACAGAAAAATTGTAATGAATTtggataataaaataagtaaattacaaaaatcaTGTCAATATGGAAAACAAGTatctaaaataattaattttaaagcaGAAGGGTTAAGTACTATTTcgttaaaagaaaaactaaAGTTAATATTAGACACTTTTAATGAGAATTTTAATGAGCATTTTCCGAGTTATGAtgaaatgtataattattccAATGACAAAGAAGGAGGAAAACAATATGACAATAATGACaaagataagaaaaaaatattaagctTTGCTAAAATTTCTCATTATTTTAGCGTAAAAACATTCTCTTTTTGCACGATTAATTATGATACTATTCCTTTAAACCTATTTTTTACGAATTCAAATACATTTAAcatagaaataaaagaaaagaaagtaTACAGCAGGACAAAACAACTACACAGtggttataaaaaattaaaagagtATACATGTGATAACAATGAGCCTGAAATAAAACTTGAAACTTATGAACAATCaatgaaattaaaacataagtTAAGTGaacttgaaaaaataaacaaacataTCAACTTTTTACACTTTATTATTGATTGTGACCCAATGAATGGATTTAATGAAACTACTTTTCGTTTATTCTTAATTACATTACTTGTATCTAAGGGGCATGTagaattttataaagatGATAACAACATCTTATGTATAAAGTCTCTTCAACAACATGTTGAACAAGAAGACAGTGATGATAGCTTTATAATACATGGcccaaataaacaaataataaaaaaaaaaaaaaaaaaaaaaaatcaaactTTGCTCACTTCTTGGTCGTATCATAAATGGGAAAAATTAGCAAAGCGAGTGAAGGGGGAACTAGGCACATAA
- the PI4K gene encoding phosphatidylinositol 4-kinase, putative, with the protein MREKNNIEEVKGVKNEGERGVKNEGYKASNGEGEKEGYALRESIYYEAKKLLTSSIGETIYKTFYSHSNNTPMYRDELELTHTPLKNTEDKCLLKDENNNNTNKGHYENLQNCEYIVQEESCNNNKSFDLNYSLTSRIHNKPSNGTSHLEEQKENNNGSEKNIVTIEEQLVHSSIKDNQNCSQNIGGRELEGGETLCHAMYANSVGNDINNAGNDINNSDNDINNAGNDINNAGNDINNSGNDINNAGNDINNSGNDINNAGNDINNAGNDINNSGNDINNSGTSNNINGGTLRNAGKDTKSRINFNGSPRDVRIPMGNNDENTKEDASRGPMRIRISPGSSNYNEDSSSDKGRRVHKKENIVESDNKKSIKIIELYEKKLQSEEIKKKSKHFNRNSNSYRDSSSGSSGSSGSSSSRRIPSSPISDGRAGKDKEQIRESISKIFKESPSSIPKIINEIKKGENYMNEKGQEERNKSEWRELNNDKREYYNRNENEQVVTNKHDDSNKARASKNTLKEGSLLRLFRCEYFDTHLHIRYLYDRKEVGVHEYLVNSLYTQRKYKDILFYLPQLSQISLVRYESSSLYRFLLDKASKSMHFALKLCWIYHSIVEDNSSKYKDLAQRMIQEIEMAVVNCKPLNNECKNFKENKQSYLLNLAYPLLFKRKFIIRKIRINEKLNKIKMYNKCLNNSCNSYALKNLIESNPIDKGAMSFMHNFKEAVIKERRRRNISKNKLYNDNNCNHYIGSNVRGEKRVEDLYPAYVKNCNFNIKQNDEQLLKNNSNTEKNQVQTTDVTRGEGPTYELRERITVTKKKKDMNVLISSPRLPACYIINSGPLSIARAKVKLPSTYSKLGNPLSFSKFSLPDFKYSFDMIEELQQFFMKQRRCDYFSLLNNFINLIISVSNLLPLEPDIDLRNELLKRFVYSLNSWMLMRRCIVASCENIFAMTGLCIPLECLSWSSCSNKSDNKIAENCYRYTNLQILHFSHEECKIFFSKKRAPYLLVFEVADLDEDISHISDNIFYSTKKMFLVERNKRRQPGKDGKDASGGREKDEEEDNEEGKLKEEEGQKEGEKVDKKEGEKVDKKEGEKVDKKVDKKVDKKEDEKEDEKEDEKEDEKEDEKEDEKEDEKEDEKEDEKEKEDKLKRSHLLSRNFLFSKNYGCYDEKCSLYDYEKEEGSRRRRRGSIGRRESREGEETNKKKTNSSKEDVTVNRNCSLDKYEEKDGEKGEKKKEKIKNKYNNSSNSNINGSSNNSVADLSALKMDDIYTYNCIVNDLRKENLISFGLNEEENISLIKRCIGLKGDDSYDNSYDNSYDNSYYDSYYDSYHDNGENGEKAEAERSVGRRKNFQTANKDNISTTLGAKKNYILNSRSVSMPSYLNNSSEKCEINSSENTSNNIKTSVESISSGLNDILIEKNLYQHVTYEKLKRKNENNLIGCSDTVVDDGSNGYPYGQKEDKRRSKPSATSGSSSSSSSDNASGSDASSGISGHKRDLKSDCNSNSSNSNSNCGSNQNDGGNMPPCRHSYYPVEYPSNPLDISEYFKPENYMNEEFKKKNCKIIKRLLWGELFEEKKKKIRKVSPYGKLKSWDLKCVIVKGGDDLRQELLASQLIRQFKIIFDNAGLPLWLRPYEILVTGSNSGIIEYVNDTCSVDSLKRKFGTDSISTIFNIVFADYIFEAKKNFIESHAAYSLISYLLQVKDRHNGNMLLDSDGHLIHIDYGYMLTNSPGNVNFETSPFKLTQEYLDIMDGEKSDNYEYFRRLIVSGFLEARKHSEEIILFVELMMPALKIPCFAGGTQFCLDSLKERFMTNLTVDMRINALIEASINNFRSVQYDYFQRITNGIM; encoded by the exons ATGAGGGAAAAGAATAACATTGAAGAAGTAAAAGGTGTAAAGAATGAAGGAGAAAGAGGGGTAAAGAATGAAGGATACAAAGCTTCAAATGGTGAAGGTGAAAAAGAAGGTTATGCATTAAGGGAatctatatattatgaagcaaagaaattattaacatCATCAATAGGtgaaacaatatataaaacattttacaGTCATAGTAATAATACACCCATGTATAGAGATGAACTTGAACTGACACATActcctttaaaaaatacagaagACAAATGTTTGCTCAAAGatgaaaacaataataatacaaataagggacattatgaaaatttacaaaattgtGAATATATTGTTCAAGAGGAATCatgtaataacaataaaagtTTTGATTTAAATTATTCGCTTACATCTCGCATACATAATAAACCAAGTAATGGTACCAGTCATTTGGAAGagcaaaaagaaaataataatggtagtgaaaaaaatattgtaactATTGAAGAACAGCTCGTACACTCCAGTATAAAAGATAATCAAAATTGTTCGCAGAATATTGGGGGGAGAGAACTTGAAGGAGGGGAGACACTATGTCACGCTATGTACGCCAACAGTGTTGGCAATGACATTAATAATGCAGGAAATGACATTAATAATTCTGACAATGACATTAATAATGCAGGAAATGACATTAATAATGCAGGAAATGACATTAATAATTCTGGAAATGACATTAATAATGCAGGAAATGACATTAATAATTCTGGAAATGACATTAATAATGCAGGAAATGACATTAATAATGCAGGAAATGACATTAATAATTCTGGAAATGACATTAATAATTCTGGCACTAGCAATAACATAAATGGAGGTACCCTCAGGAACGCGGGCAAGGACACAAAGAGcagaattaattttaacgGCTCCCCTAGAGATGTAAGGATTCCGATGGGTAATAACGACGAAAATACAAAAGAAGACGCGAGCAGGGGCCCCATGAGGATACGAATCAGTCCTGGTAGTTCCAATTATAATGAAGATTCAAGTAGTGACAAGGGGAGGAGAGTACACAAAAAAGAGAACATCGTTGAGTcagataataaaaagagcATCAAAATTATTGagttatatgaaaaaaaattacaaagcgaagaaataaaaaaaaaaagcaaacaCTTTAATAGAAATAGCAATAGCTACAGAGATAGCAGCAGTGGTAGCAGTGGTAGCAGTGGTAGCAGTAGTAGCCGCAGAATCCCCAGCAGCCCCATCAGTGATGGTCGTGCGGGAAAGGATAAGGAACAAATTAGAGAGAgcatttcaaaaatttttaaggaATCTCCTTCTTCCATCCCTAagataataaatgaaataaaaaaaggggaaaattatatgaatgaaaaaggtcaagaagaaagaaataaaagtgAATGGAGagaattaaataatgacAAACGTGAGTACTATAACAGGAACGAAAATGAACAAGTCGTAACTAATAAACATGATGATTCAAATAAAGCAAGAGCTTCTAAGAACACATTGAAAGAAGGTAGCTTATTACGACTATTCCGCTGTGAATATTTTGATACACATCTACATATAAGGTATTTATATGACAGAAAAGAAGTAGGAGTACATGAATACTTAGTTAATTCGTTATATACACAAAGAAAGTATAAAgacattttgttttatctaCCACAGTTAAGTCAGATATCACTTGTGAGATATGAATCTTCCTCTCTTTATCGTTTCTTATTAGATAAAGCAAGTAAATCCATGCATTTTGCTTTGAAATTATGCTGGATATACCATTCCATAGTAGAAGACAACTCTAGTAAGTATAAAGATTTAGCTCAACGAATGATACAAGAAATAGAAATGGCTGTAGTTAATTGTAAAcctttaaataatgaatgcaaaaattttaaagaaaataaacaatCATATTTACTTAATTTGGCATACCCTCTTCTATTCAAacgaaaatttattattagaaaaataaggATCAATGaaaagttaaataaaataaaaatgtataataaatgcCTGAATAATTCTTGTAATTCTTATGCTCTGAAAAATCTAATTGAAAGTAACCCTATTGACAAAGGAGCAATGTCTTTTATGCACAATTTTAAAGAAGCTGTTATAAAGGAAAGAAGAAGGCGAAATATtagtaaaaacaaattatataatgacAATAATTGTAATCATTACATCGGTTCTAACGTACGTGGGGAAAAAAGAGTAGAAGATCTGTATCCTGCATAcgtaaaaaattgtaattttaaCATAAAGCAGAATGATGAACaacttttgaaaaataatagtaatactGAAAAGAACCAAGTACAAACTACGGATGTGACAAGAGGGGAAGGACCTACATATGAACTGAGAGAAAGAATTACTgttacaaaaaagaaaaaagatatgaATGTACTTATATCATCTCCTAGATTACCTGcatgttatattataaattctgGCCCATTATCTATAGCAAGGGCAAAAGTTAAATTACCTAGTACTTATTCTAAGTTAGGTAATCCTTTAAGTTTTTCGAAATTCTCTCTTCCTGATTTTAAATACAGTTTTGATATGATCGAAGAACTACAGCAGTTTTTTATGAAACAAAGAAGATGTGATTATTTTAGTCTCttaaacaattttattaatttaattatttctgTTTCTAATTTGTTACCTCTTGAACCAGATATAGATTTAAGAAATGAGTTATTGAAAAGATTTGTTTATTCATTAAACAGTTGGATGCTTATGAGAAGGTGTATTGTTGCATCGTGTGAGAATATATTTGCCATGACAGGATTATGCATACCTTTAGAATGCTTATCTTGGTCATCATGTAGCAATAAAAGCGATAACAAAATAGCTGAGAACTGTTATAGATATACTAATTTACAGATATTACACTTTAGTCATGAagaatgtaaaatatttttttcaaagaaGAGAGCCCCATACTTACTAGTATTTGAAGTTGCAGATTTGGACGAGGATATTAGCCATATTTCCGACAATATTTTCTATTCAACCAAAAAGATGTTCCTCGTTGAAAGGAATAAAAGGAGGCAACCGGGGAAAGATGGGAAAGATGCAAGTGGGGGGAGAGAAAAGGACGAAGAAGAGGATAATGAGGAAGGGAAACTGAAAGAGGAAGAGGGGCAAAAAGAGGGCGAAAAAGTAGACAAAAAGGAGGGCGAAAAAGTAGACAAAAAGGAGGGCGAAAAAGTAGACAAAAAAGTAGACAAAAAAGTAGACAAAAAAGAAGACGAAAAAGAAGACGAAAAAGAAGACGAAAAAGAAGACGAAAAAGAAGACGAAAAAGAAGACGAAAAAGAAGACGAAAAAGAAGACGAAAAAGAAgacgaaaaagaaaaggaggACAAGTTGAAAAGAAGTCACCTTTTGTCgagaaattttttattttcgaaAAATTATGGGTGCTATGACGAAAAGTGTAGTTTGTATGATTATGAAAAAGAGGAAGGAAGTAGAAGAAGGAGAAGAGGAAGTATAGGAAGAAGAGAGAGCAGAGAAGGAGAGGAGACTAACAAGAAAAAGACTAATAGCTCAAAAGAGGACGTAACTGTTAACCGTAATTGCAGTTTAGacaaatatgaagaaaaggATGGAGAGAAgggggaaaagaaaaaagaaaagataaaaaataaatataacaatagtagtaatagtaacatCAACGGCAGTAGCAACAACAGTGTAGCGGATTTAAGCGCACTAAAAATggatgatatatatacatacaattgTATAGTGAACGATTTAAGGAAGGAAAACTTAATATCTTTTGGTTTAAATGAAGAGGAGAATATTTCACTTATAAAAAGATGTATAGGGTTAAAAGGAGATGACAGTTACGATAACAGTTACGATAACAGTTACGATAACAGTTACTATGATAGTTACTATGATAGTTACCATGATAATGGTGAGAATGGAGAAAAGGCAGAAGCCGAAAGGAGTGTTGGAAGAaggaaaaattttcaaaCAGCAAACAAAGATAATATATCAACTACTTTAGGAGCTAAGAAAAACTATATTTTAAACTCAAGGTCTGTTTCTATGCCtagttatttaaataatagttcagaaaaatgtgaaattaACTCTAGTGAAAATactagtaataatattaaaacgtCTGTAGAAAGCATAAGTAGTGGTTTGAATGACATTTTGATAGAAAAAAATCTATATCAGCATGTAACATATGAAAAgctgaaaaggaaaaatgaaaataatttaattggTTGTAGTGATACAGTTGTAGATGATGGATCGAATGGTTATCCGTACGGGCAGAAGGAAGACAAAAGGAGGAGCAAACCCTCGGCTACAAGTGgtagcagtagcagtagcagtagcGATAATGCCAGTGGGAGTGATGCCAGTAGTGGTATAAGTGGCCATAAAAGAGATCTTAAAAGTGATTGTAACAGTAACAGCAGCAATAGCAATAGCAATTGTGGCAGTAACCAAAATGACGGTGGGAACATGCCCCCTTGCAGGCACAGCTACTACCCGGTGGAATACCCAAGTAACCCACTGGACATAAGTGAATATTTCAAACCggaaaattatatgaatgaagagtttaaaaaaaagaattgcaaaataataaaaagattgTTATGGGGAGAACtatttgaagaaaaaaaaaagaaaattagaAAAGTATCACCATATGGAAAATTGAAAAGTTGGGATCTCAAATGTGTAATAGTTAAAGGAGGTGATGATTTAAGACAAGAATTATTAGCTTCTCAATTAATAAgacaatttaaaattatttttgataatGCTGGATTACCCTTATGGTTACGACCATATGAAATATTAGTTACAGGTTCTAACTCTGGAATCATTGAATATGTTAATGATACTTGTTCAGTCGACTCCTTGAAGAGAAAATTTGGAACAGATAGTATATCAACGATCTTCAACATTGTTTTTGCCGATTATATATTTGAGGCCAAAAAG AATTTCATCGAGAGCCATGCGGCTTACTCACTCATTTCGTACTTACTACAAGTAAAAGATAGACACAATGGAAATATGTTGCTAGACTCGGATGGTCATCTAATACATATAGATTATGGATATATGCTTACAAACTCCCCTGGTAATGTCAATTTCGAAACATCCCCGTTCAAATTAACACAGGAATATTTAGACATTATGGATGGAGAAAAATCAGATAACTATGAATATTTCAGACGACTTATTGTTAGCGGCTTCTTGGAAGCTCGAAAGCACTCGGAAGAGATCATTCTTTTCGTCGAGTTGATGATGCCAG CTCTGAAAATACCTTGTTTTGCTGGCGGCACGCAGTTTTGCTTAGACTCTCTGAAGGAACGATTTATGACAAACCTGACCGTTGATATG AGAATCAATGCGCTAATTGAAGCATCGATTAACAACTTTCGTAGCGTGCAATATGATTATTTTCAGAGAATAACAAACGGAATAATGTAA
- the PmUG01_06015200 gene encoding conserved Plasmodium protein, unknown function, with product MNPYIDPSLVFANIDEDSVKETSNFLNKNETLDNYLSFYSSQHMYCEPLSESINNLKNNIELNNEHNFMESEVLNKNEFYDISDNVFSNLGRSHLSSLNSLESENGNTTSENVLEYVQDFNLRHSAQYYEIENMKSFENNERAKLPNSRVTQIVEGKKEGGAAKEEVLAEDEVLAEDEALAKDEALAKDEALAEDEALAKDEALAEDEALAEEEVEAKECSKIKEIDLTFQNQNNFSCSNEDENKKYNSSSSESLNFPLSCQPENSDMMYDECALTNDFFETIENINTKVFEKYNNLKDVSENLIDIINRADFEKRINNLLNLNDKNSHLIDKFKKKSEDCIRQCRKFETTSENLVGECINTLANSSICYAEWVYLHSCKVDPVDKVLDEIKLFIQTS from the exons ATGAACCCTTATATAGATCCTTCATTAGTTTTTGCAAATATAGATGAAGATTCCGTTAAGGAAACCagcaattttttaaataaaaa CGAAACTTTAGACAATTACCTTAGCTTTTACTCGTCACAACACATGTATTGTGAGCCATTGAGCGAAAGTATAAATAAcctaaaaaacaatatagaACTGAATAATGAACATAATTTCATGGAGTCAGaagttttaaataaaaatgaattttatgatattaGTGATAATGTTTTCAGCAATCTGGGAAGAAGTCATTTGAGCAGTTTGAACTCTTTAGA GAGCGAAAACGGAAATACTACATCCGAAAATGTTCTTGAATATGTTCAGGATTTcaa TTTAAGGCACAGTGCACAGTATTACGaaattgaaaatatgaaaagttttgaaaataatgaaagagCAAAATTGCCTAATTCAAGGGTTACTCAAATTGTTGAGGGCAAAAAAGAAGGGGGAGCAGCAAAAGAAGAGGTACTAGCAGAAGATGAGGTACTAGCAGAAGATGAGGCATTAGCAAAAGATGAGGCATTAGCAAAAGATGAAGCACTAGCAGAAGATGAGGCATTAGCAAAAGATGAAGCACTAGCAGAAGATGAGGCACTAGCAGAAGAAGAGGTAGAAGCGAAGGAATGTTccaaaattaaagaaatagATTTAACATTTCAAAATCAGAATAATTTcag TTGTTCAAATgaagatgaaaataaaaaatacaattcgTCCTCAAGTGAATCCCTTAACTTTCCCTTAAGTTGCCAGC CCGAAAATAGCGATATGATGTATGACGAATGTGCCTTAACAAACGACTTTTTTGAAacaattgaaaatataaataccaaggtttttgaaaaatataacaatttaaAAGACGTATCTGAGAATTTAATTGACATCATAAATAGAGCAGACTTTGAGAAAAGGattaataatttactaaatttaaatgataaaaattctCACCTCATTGacaaatttaagaaaaaaagcgAAGATTGTATTCGTCAATGCCGCAAATTCGAAACGACGTCCGAAAAT CTAGTTGGTGAATGTATTAACACATTGGCAAACAGCAGCATATGCTATGCTGAGTGGGTCTATTTGCATTCCTGTAAGGTTGACCCAGTTGACAAAGTCTtagatgaaataaaattatttattcaaacAAGCTAA